In Silene latifolia isolate original U9 population chromosome X, ASM4854445v1, whole genome shotgun sequence, the following proteins share a genomic window:
- the LOC141617479 gene encoding uncharacterized protein LOC141617479 — translation MATPDSTDQKTLFSPYDDPLFLSTTEQHGLRLTENLFDGSNFRQWQREVIQTLLSKNKIGFISGECTIPEKNDKRYNSWIRCDLFVSRWIRNSMVQGLRDHFQYANSSKHLWSEIVERFGQLNVLELYELKKELVNLKQENASLIDYYTKIKGLWENIDHMDPIPHCTCGIMSKCTCSLLKRLVERETQAKLI, via the coding sequence ATGGCTACTCCTGATTCAACTGATCAAAAAACACTTTTTTCACCTTATGATGATCCCCTCTTCTTGTCTACAACTGAGCAACATGGGTTGAGGTTAACGGAGAATCTGTTTGATGGCTCCAATTTTCGTCAGTGGCAGAGAGAGGTGATTCAGACATTACTTTCCAAGAATAAAATTGGGTTTATTTCTGGAGAATGCACTATTCCTGAAAAGAATGACAAGAGGTACAATTCCTGGATTCGCTGTGATCTTTTTGTGTCTCGTTGGATTAGAAATTCTATGGTACAAGGATTACGTGATCATTTTCAATATGCAAATTCATCTAAACATCTTTGGTCAGAAATTGTTGAACGTTTTGGTCAATTGAATGTGTTAGAACTTTATGAGTTAAAGAAGGAACTTGTCAATCTTAAGCAAGAAAATGCATCTTTGATTGATTACTACACTAAGATCAAGGGTCTTTGGGAAAATATTGATCACATGGACCCTATTCCTCATTGTACTTGTGGTATCATGTCTAAATGTACATGTAGTCTCTTGAAACGTCTTGTTGAAAGAGAGACACAGGCTAAACTGATATAA
- the LOC141621420 gene encoding uncharacterized protein LOC141621420 codes for MGLHAGYEQVQSSLLSMDPLPPINKALGVLQKIERQKTINDSTHTAVLDSVAYAAKKCYVNPHNTETNPKGKRPKDSSTSYPPCKQCGKTNHKVEDCFQLQTCLFCKIKGHIIENCYSFKAWKAKQAKGKTKSADSAKPPQKPVNNAEVCGNQDAEYASVPQSGHCANVNPFYPTAFGYPPTVSPAVSVYNPSVLAVPPSQTSAKDAASQMSPDLVQGIVDSVMTKVLQALSDRTSSSSGDPGPQSYTHFAGPFK; via the exons ATGGGTTTACATGCTGGTTATGAGCAAGTCCAATCCTCATTGCTTTCCATGGATCCCCTTCCTCCTATTAACAAAGCTTTAGGAGTCTTACAAAAGATTGAGAGACAGAAGACTATCAATGATAGTACCCATACTGCTGTTCTTGATTCTGTTGCTTATGCTGCTAAAAAGTGTTATGTCAACCCTCATAATACTGAGACAAATCCAAAGGGTAAACGTCCAAAAGATAGCTCAACTAGTTATCCACCTTGTAAACAATGTGGTAAGACCAATCATAAGGTTGAAGATTGTTTTCAGCTGCAGACTTGTCTTTTTTGTAAGATTAAGGGACACATTATTGAGAACTGCTACAGTTTCAAAGCTTGGAAGGCTAAACaagccaaaggaaagacaaaatCTGCAGATTCTGCTAAACCACCACAGAAACCTGTCAATAATGCAGAAGTGTGTGGCAATCAAGATGCTGAATATGCTTCTGTCCCACAGTCTGGACATTGTGCTAATGTCAATCCATTCTACCCTACTGCTTTTGGGTATCCTCCAACAGTCTCTCCTGCTGTCTCAGTATACAATCCATCTGTCTTGGCTGTTCCACCCTCTCAAACATCTGCAAAAGATGCTGCTTCACAAATGTCACCTGATCTGGTTCAAGGAATTGTTGATTCAGTTATGACTAAAGTTTTGCAAGCATTGAGTGATAGGACATCTTCTTCATCTGGTGATCCAGGGCCTCAATCTTACACTCACTTTGCAG GACCATTCAAATAA